The window TGCGCGTTATTCAGAGCCAATTCCGGCAAATGAATTATTTACCGGAATTGACTATGATCATGGGACCGCCTGTACGCCTAAGAGTAATTTTCAAAATGGTTTATGCGGCGAATATTATGCGATGATGACATATTATAATGATCCGACGACTTATAAAAATATTGCCGGTTATTTGGATGATCATTTAACGCAAAGAAGAATTGATAAAATGGTAAATTTTAGTTGGGATTTGGCAGATCCTTTTGAGCGGACTCCTGACATCCGAAGTAATAATTTTGCCTATTTAAATATTTACTCAGATGGCGATATCGTCATACGACCTGGAGGTGTTCTTGAAATGGTGGGGGGGAGAAATGGCGGGCCGTATTTGGCCGAGACTTATACTTATGATAGTGCGACGGTGGTGAATGTTGATTATAATGATGTTGAAAAAGTGGCGACAGGCCGATTGTATCTGACTTGTAGAAATCTTTACTTGCAAAGTAATTTAATCCCCCGTAAATATGGGGTAATTAAAGCCAATGGTTTATCTCCTCTGAGTTTAAGCAATTTGTATCAAATTGATATTAATGGTGATCGTCGTGATGGCGGTAATGGCGGGATAATTAAAATTACCACGACCCAAAATATTAGTCTCGAAAGTCAAAGTCAGATTGAAGCTAAGGGCGGAACGGGCAGCCCCTTGCCCGGTCCGAACCGTGGCGGGTCAGGAGGTGGCGGATCCGGTGGGATTGTAAAAATATCAGCCGGCAATTCACTCGATAATTCAGGCAGGATAAATGTTTCAGGAGGCAATGGCGGTGATGGTTCCGGGGTAAAATCGATGGGTCGGCCTGGTCGATCTTGGTTTTCTTTGCATGAAACTCAATTTTATGGTAATCCAATGATTGTCTCTGATTGTTGGCAAACTGGCGGAGATTGTGGTGAAAATGATTACCACACTTTAAAAACTTCAAATCCACCCAATATTGGCTCGACCTGTGGAGTTAGTGGCGAACAAACATTTTGCAGTAGCGATGGTGGTTGGTACGGTAAAGTATGGGGAAGATATGGTAGCCTTGGTGCGGGAGGCGGCGGTGGTTATTGTCCAGGCATGGGAAGTGGTAAATCAACTCAAGGTGGAGGAGGAGGCGGTGGCGCTGGTGGAGTGGTGATTGTAAATGCGGCGAGCGTTTCAGACCAAAATAGTTTAACCGACTCCTCATTTTTGGGTGCTCGGGGCGGAAATGGAGGAAAGGGAGCTGATGGGCCGGCAGGTGGTTTAGGAGGAGTCGCGGCGACAAATTTATTAAATAACCGGTATGATATTAATGACGCGTTAGAAATTAGTAAGCAGGCACAAGATGGCCAATGCGGAAGCCATGGTGATCAAGCTGGGGGTTCGGGTGGAGGAGGAGCTGGCCCAGTGTTAAATTATTCACTAATTGTTCCGCCAACGCCCCTTCAAGGTCTGACCATTGAAGGCGATGTTCATGCCGCCGGTAATATTTCAATTTCTGGTTACGCCACCGGTATTGCTTCAGCGGGGGGAATAGTTAATTATTCAAACTCTGGTTTTCGTGGCAATTTAGGGGATGTTTCTTCGTATACTATTAACTCAGAATCATTAGCGAGTTGGGGGAAAGTTGTGACAAGCGGTGACAAATCCTATTTTCAACAAGTTTTAAAACGTTTAAAGTTAGAACGAGCCTTGCCTTTTTTAAAAAGAAATTTTGAAGATCTAAACCCGAATATGACCCCAGAAGGGGGTGTTTATTTGGCAACATCATCCTTTCCAACTCAATTAATGGGATACAAGGGGCGTGGAACGGTTATTATTGAAAGAGGTGGGCTAGAAATAAATGGAGATTATTGTTGGAGTAATGAGCCAACCGATTTTATGGGTTTTATTGTTGAAAGCGGCGATGTTATTATTCAACCTAATACTTCATATGTCAAAGCGGCGATTTTTGCCCCCAATAGTGATATTCGAATCTTAAAAAGCAATAAGGGTTTAGAGTTTCATGGTCTAATGGTCGCAAAATCAATCACAATTAAACCGTCAAATATGCCAATTAATATTCACTATGATCCAAAAATAAATGGGACGAAGTTTAAATTAATACAAAACAAATTTTATTCAGCCTTGCCGGGGTTTTCGCAAATTTTACCGCCAATTTGGAGTGAATCTGGAGCTGAATAAAATAATCAATTATATAATACAATAGCTTTAAATTTTGGACTTGACACCCTTTAAGGGTTTATATTATACTAAAAGTAGTTATAAAGGAGGGGTATGACGCGCTTAGACATAAATCCAGAAGTTGAGCAAGGTATTATTAATGCTCAAAATCAATCTCAGGCACCGGCTGAGGTGCCAAAATTAAAAGCTCCGATTAGGACCAGCAATATCGTGACAACTGGTTTTTTGATAACCGGTTTTTTCTTGTTGGTTTTTGGGGGCTTATTTTTGTTTAATGTGATGAAAAAGTCAAGTATTAATTCAACGTCGAACAAGATCGGTCAAGCTAATGATGAGATTTTGAAAATGGGAGATGTGAATAAGCAAGCTGAGGCTTTATACTCCCAAATTAATAATCTCGAAGGGCTCTGGGCTGGTCGTAATCTTTGGTCAAACGTGATGACTAAATTAAGTGGGACAATGTATAAAAATGTGAAATTCAATACCGTCAGTTTTGCCAGTCCAAATACTTTAACCATCACTGGTCAGACAGATTCACTTTCGAATGTGGCAAAAATGTTAGCTTCGTTAGAAGGAGACAAGAATTTTTTGAACGCCAAATTAACATCAGTCACGGTAGAGGAAGGTGTGGTTAGTTTTAATATTGGCACCGGTTTTACACCGTCATTATTGGGAGCTAGCTCAGGATCAAAATAATTTGATTATATTATTTAGAATTACTAAGGAGTGATAATGAAACAACCTTCTGAGTCGAAAAAAACCGAACAAGTGGGAGCAATTCTGCTATTATGTCTTTTAGTGATTGTTTGTACAATTATTTTTGGGATTCGTCCTCAAATTTCATCTTTAAAAGAAAATAATATCACGGCGGCGGCCAAGAAAGACGATTTGAAGGATCGACAAGATAAATTAAATAATTTACAAACTTTAGCCAAGGAAATTAATGCGAATAAAGCCATCGTGCAAAAACTAGCCATTGCTTTACCGACAAAAGAAAAATTAGGGGAGCTTTTGATTCAAGTTGATACTATTGCCAATAACCAGAATTTAAAAATTATTAATTTTACTCCTTCGCTCGTAACTCAACAAACTGGGGACGCCTCGAAAGATTTTACTGAAGATACGGGTTCTGCTTCCACTGATGGTACCGCCTCCACTACAACTATTCCGGGCGCGATTGGTGGTGCGGCGCAAACTTATGCTTTTACAATGGCCGTGTCAGGAAATTATTCTTCGATTGTAACCTTTATGAAAAATCTTGAACAAAACTTAAGACCAATGGTGGTTAAAAATGCTGAATTCGCCGCTGCTGAGGGCGGGAATCCAGCCATAGATGCCACTTTCGAAATTGAGACATATTATCAAAAATAATTATCAAAGGAGTAGAAAATGTCTCCGAAAACAATAAAATTGATTGCTTTTATTCTCGTTCTCTTACTTTTAGGGGGTGGTGGCTATTATATTTTTTATGCCACCAAACCATCTCAACAAGAAATTGACTCGCAAAGGGAGAAAGTGATTATTGTTCCCGCAAATATTTTACAAAACAATGCCGCTAAAAAAGTTAATAATTTCATGAAAAATGGCACTTTACCAATTAAAGTTGAAGCGAGCGAAAAAGGCAGAATTAATCCCTTTGCTAACCTATAAGAGTAAACCATGCAAGATTCAGTATCGCAACAAAAAAAACCTGGTAAAAACCTTGGCGAGGCTGGAGATATTTTAGATATTGTTTTAAAAAAGGGTTGGTTAATTAGACCCCAAATAGAACAAATGCGCCAAGACAGTCTGGTATCGCAAAAGTCAGTGACACAAATTTTAGAAGAAAGCGGTTTAATTAGCCAAGAAAAATTAATTCAGGCTTACAGCGATTTTTTTAAACTTCCTATTATTAGATTAAGAGAATTGTATGTTCC is drawn from Patescibacteria group bacterium and contains these coding sequences:
- a CDS encoding PilN domain-containing protein, which encodes MTRLDINPEVEQGIINAQNQSQAPAEVPKLKAPIRTSNIVTTGFLITGFFLLVFGGLFLFNVMKKSSINSTSNKIGQANDEILKMGDVNKQAEALYSQINNLEGLWAGRNLWSNVMTKLSGTMYKNVKFNTVSFASPNTLTITGQTDSLSNVAKMLASLEGDKNFLNAKLTSVTVEEGVVSFNIGTGFTPSLLGASSGSK
- the pilO gene encoding type 4a pilus biogenesis protein PilO, translating into MKQPSESKKTEQVGAILLLCLLVIVCTIIFGIRPQISSLKENNITAAAKKDDLKDRQDKLNNLQTLAKEINANKAIVQKLAIALPTKEKLGELLIQVDTIANNQNLKIINFTPSLVTQQTGDASKDFTEDTGSASTDGTASTTTIPGAIGGAAQTYAFTMAVSGNYSSIVTFMKNLEQNLRPMVVKNAEFAAAEGGNPAIDATFEIETYYQK